CTAAAATGCGTAACTATAGCCTACAGGGGTCTATGGCCACGTTTTTATAGCCGTGGCTATAGGCCGGGACAAATGGCCACGTTTTTATAGCCGTGGCTATAGGACAAAAGTTGATTACCTGGAAGGAAGATTAGCCACGTtcaaaacgcggccatagttgTGAGCttaagccgcgtttttaaaaacgcggctttatcCCACAACTGtggccacgttttaaaaacgcggcttcagcccCTTACTTGCCTTAGCCAATCACCAACTATTTCTGCAGATTGGATTCCTCTAACACCTTCTTCAAGAGCAGCTACTGCTTTGGCAAGTTTTCCTTCTGCTAAATAGCCCTCAACTCTATTGATGACAGATTCAATCCCATCACCAGACTGATCAACTTCCTTAACCtaaacaaaaagccaaaagcCAAAGTCAATTAACTTTAAAATGAGTGAGTTATGTGTGTATTTAAGGGTAGAGTAGGCCTCTTATCTGCATACCTTTAACCAGGATGCAATATGTGCTAAAGAATGTGCAAGGATGCCACCACCACCTGGTGGGATCAGGCTGAAGTGCCGTAATGTCCCTTTCAAGGCATCAAACTGCGAGAATCATAAGATCATAGAGAAATTACAAAAGGATATTGGTAAAAATATTTGGAATTAGTATgacttaaaaacttttttatgatCGTGAGAACAGTAGGAACAATAGCCGGGTTGAGCATCTACACTTTACACAGATCAACATGAATCACTTTTACTAAAAAACTTTTAATGTGTTATGCATCTATGCATACACAGATCAACATGAATCACTTCTACCAAAAACTTCTTCTTAAGTATTCAACAACATCCATCGCTATCCATTAGTTACATTAAATGGTTCCCAAGAATTCAAACATTTGCAACAAGATCAATTAAATGATATCTATttacaagaatctaagaaaATTACTCAAACAGCTAGTCACCTCATCCTATATGCCACATGTTTTAGTTAAGGAAGCAGTAAACAGAAAATCTGAACCAATGGAGCATTAACTAAATCATAATCTCCAAAAACTGCACATGAGAGTGGATAACTAACAAGAAATTTGGCATACAATTTAGCAGCAGGCTTGCAgccaatgaagaagaagaccctTCTCCAGTTTCCACCTTAAATTCTTTTTTGGACCTTCAATTCCCTCCCCTGccaattttgttttctattgtTGCTTTCCCTTCTCTTACTCaccaatatttctttttcttgcgagagaaaaaacatgtttgggCTCTATCTAGAAGTCCAGCAACAAAGTAGTCATGAGGAAACTTGCTGATAACGAGAGGCGAAAAGTTTTCAGAGAGTCAAAAAGTATTCCTCCGCTGTAAGGAATCACCAGCACCTTCCCCAGACTTCCCTCACCGGTTGCAGATGTTTACGTTAAGACCCTCCCCTAAGTATTGCACAGGCTACAGAACACAATTCCGAAAAGGCCCTCCCCTAAGAGGGGGTTTAACATCTCTATGTTAAGAATACATGAGGGGCAAATACTTCCTTAGATTGGTATTCATGGGACAAAACAGTGTGAAGTGGCTCCTTGAGACCTGGTTGGAACTCACACAGGCTGATTCCAAGACTTTTGTGAGTACTAACAAGGAGGCTAACAAAGTCATCATTGTCCAACAACAAACCAACGCCTTTGGCAACTATGTGACCATAACAGAATACGGTGGTGGGGGACATCAAGGGATGGCTACTATTTCAGAAGGGCTGGTTAGCTGTGGAGCGCAATTCCTTCTTTTGATGTGGACTGTTTGGAGAGAAAGGAGTTCACAGgactttaaacaaaaagaatgtTCAGagctctcattttttttcattaatttaaaaatatttacttctttatttatagaattaattaaaaaaaattgcattcttTATAATTCACTTCTAAAGTTAGTGAAACTTCTACAATAGACAGGAAATTGGCAAATAAATTTTTCCAGACtgcttaaaacaattttttttaaatgaataaataaaaaagtttaatcAATTGGAaagttaatttatattttaaaaaattgacatctACAATAGACAGGAAATTGGCAATTAAATTGTCAAGACTGcttaaaacaaccaaaaaaaaaaaaaggttcaatgTATAGGAAAGataagttatataaaaaatgtaatcttcTCATCATATTCAACAATAACATTCCTCTTATTCATTATTTCAAACACCAAGATGTTGAAACTTATGCTATGATAGCACATTTTAGAACCAAGATTTTCAACTAGACCATTGATGGCCAAATAAACAGGTGTGTTAGCACTAATGCTTAAAACCGAAGCCTAATGCAACAATAGCAACCAATCCAGCAACAGAATATGATAATATGAACATCTATGCTAAATTAGCCATCAAATGCAAAATTGAAAACTCACACTGTTCACATCagacgtgtgtgtgtgtgtgtgtgtgtgtgtgtgtgtgagagagagagagagaggaggtaTTGAGTTAAGATTGACCtagaaaaaggggggggggggtggagtGGAAAGTAACAAGGTTTTGCAGAGAgtattggggggggggggggcgggggaGAAGAAATGGAAAACTTACTAGCAAACATAGAATATGACATTAACAGATGCAATAGCCTCATAATCAAAGACCCTCCTATCAAATGAAGAAATGAATAAAGAACATCATCACTGATTAGctggacatatatatatatatatatatatatatatatatatatatatttaaagcaGGCCCAACCTCACAGCTTTCATCttttggaaacaaaagatgTTATGCATTTCAAGCTTGACTTGATGAAATCATTTATAATTTCTTAGACTAGACATTAGCATATAACAAtgcaaaaatcaataaaaaaatattttaaaataaattagacagCCACACATTACTAACCAAATAAAAGTGCTatcaaaaaattttgcaatcaGCTTATTGTACTATATTAGAAGGACTGCAACTTATGCTCTTTAGCAATAATTAATAGAGTTATTGAAGCAAGTCCCAGTGAGGTTACAAAAAGATAACAATCAAAAGCATTAAGAAGTATTTGTGCTTAATAataggagaattttttttttttgataagtagttAATAGTAGGAGAAATGAAATCTACTACCATTCATGTTAATGATAGGACAAACAGATAAATTACCTTGTGATTCAATTGCAATAGTGTATCTGTGCCATTTGTTGTACACGCTTTTGATTCTCTCATCTACTCTTTGCTTTGGAATGAGTTTTTTGCTTCCTAGATCTTCTAGTAACTTTTGTTGGACACGCTTTTGATTCTCTCATCTACTCTTTGCTATCTAGGcatattgaaaaattaataacagATAACAggaaaaaataatcaatatcAAAGCATCATAAATATGGGGGTGGGAAATAATTGCAtcaaacatttaaaaaagaaaaaaaaatctaaagggCTAAATCCAAATGCAGCAATATTTGAAgcaattttaaagattttttccTCCTCTCAGTGGCTCCcactcatctttttcttttttctttttttcaaatctatTAATCATTCTGCAACATGAAAATCACAATCAATACGTATACTTGTCAATTGAAAATAGTCCAAAGTTTACTGCCAACAACGTAGGAGTTATAGCCGTAACTGGAGATTGTGCTAACTTCCATAAATATATGTACTTTGCCTAAAAAAGTCTGTAATTCCACaccacgaaaaaaaaaattccaggtTATCTTTAAactttagactacaaaaatCTAATTCCATCCAAACCAAGAAAAGAAGACAAACTATACTtcatccaaaattttttttataaagaacattataatttcagatttcaaaatcCAATAATTTCAATCCCCCTTACAAATAATAGAACAGGTAAGAGGGAAAACAAAACTTGACAATTAAAGCGAAATGATTTTAAAGGATTACTAACCATTAAAACTCATGTAGGATCTCATTTGGTGGGTGTTTCCACTTATAGGGAGGAAAAGAGTTATGAGTCAAAATTCCTAAACTAACAACAAACCATAATTGAAGAGAAtattaggaaaagaaattaataccTTTAACTCTACTTCTGCTTTGATGAAATTAGAGGTTATAGATTATAGAAAGATTCCACATCATCTCAGCTGAAAAAGAAATCGAATGATCTAAATTCAAAAGAGATAAATTCAACACAAACCCATTACCGAAAATACTGAATAAAAATAGTCACATTAGAATTCTGAACagattagtttttttatattgagaaactTGAAATCAGTGTTTTAATGAACCTGAAACCTAATAAGCATTCTGTTTCTTTACagtgaaaacccaaaaaaaataaaaaaaaattcaattgtagCAATCtataaaacataacaaaagcaaatataatttaataggcTTATTGTAAATTAAATTGAGAAAGACAAATTTtgagagaaactaaaaaaaaaatcaaaacctaacGTAACCCAAATAACTAAGCTTTCAATAATTGTTCACTAAACTTTCAGATTTGAAAGCATAAAACGTTAATTAAGGGCAAGTTTCCTAATGTTAttaaaacatgtaaaacaaagaTTATAATCAGAGACCAAAGCATccaaagaaagagaataaacAGTCAGGTTTTAATTCAAATTCGAATCAGTGAGTACCTTCAGAATACACCGTTGAAGAGAAGGGATGGGGGCAGACAACATAAAACCCGAGATTATAATTTTTGCATAGAAAAAGGAACAAACCCATCTATTTTTCAAAAGGAGTCAAAGAAGAACCCTAGAAAATTcggtagaaattttttttgaaaaacagataTATAGAAAAGGAAGATGCTTATTCATGTAGTATAAACATCTAGTCTTAAACTTAAACGAAAAATTAACCCATGAAACCCAAACTTAGAACAAACACCGTGGCCCACTCCCAACAACaagcaccccccccccccttagaAATCCAAGACCAGCGACAAAAGCCAAATgcgaaagagggagagaaagagacatcgttagttttttttttcttaccctGTTTCTGTCAAatctaaaaaacaataaatcgaaaccctaaacctaaaatcgaaaacctaaacctaaatcgaaaccctaaacacaaaatcaaaaccctaaacccaaaaaacaaatacataGAAATCTAATTGTTtctcgagaaaaaaaaaatcgagatctagagagagagaagggagacttacgaggtggtggtggtgggaggcGTGGGAGCGATGGACGACTGGGCTTTGTCGGCGCCGGTGTGTAGGATCGGTGGTGAGTGTTAGTGGGAGTCGCTTAGGGTTCGAAGGGAAGAGACacagagtttttcttttttggcatttGACATTTGGTggctttggggtttttttttttttttttttcaatttatagtAGAGCTGTAGCCCCGtttttttaaaacgtggcttaAGCCCAACTCAAAAAAACGCAGCTAGAACACCAATAAACGCGGCCACAGACCTGATCCTGGGCTGCGTTTAACGCACGCGGCTGAGGGTCTGGTGCTGTAGCTGCGTTTCACTGAAACGCGGCTCAAGCAGGGTCTTAGGCCGCATTTTTGCAAATGCGGCTgaaaaaaacgcggcctaagacccgcgtgttttgtagtgatTAGCCCACCTTATTGGTAAATAGTAtatgtttggaaaaaaaaagatgaagaaacatGTCTTAGTAAGGATTGATAATCGTTTTAATTTGCAAATATAGTTATTATCCACGAGGCTTTTGCAATGGAACTTGTGGTATATATCAACTTTATCCATGTCGTCTAGTGCCGTTTTGAAGATGTTAGTCTCAACCCTTCTTAGTTCTTTCCCTTCGACACGTTGCTTCTTTGTTAGCCATTAATGTCCACATGCAAAAAACCCGACAGACCGTGTAAAATGATTTCACACCCCACTTTGAGACCTCTCCTAAAAAGTAACACCAAAAATAATCAACTTGCTTTTCTGTGATATAGAACCTTTTTCctccaaaataatcaaattagtAAAAGTTAGGAAATATTCATTTAGAAAGGTTTTTTTTAGgttaaactatatatattaaaattaatgaTAAGACTTTCCTAAATTAAaaagacaaagtttggctacaactCTTACTAGAAAAATTAActtacaattatatattttaaaaatcta
The sequence above is drawn from the Castanea sativa cultivar Marrone di Chiusa Pesio chromosome 5, ASM4071231v1 genome and encodes:
- the LOC142637089 gene encoding MICOS complex subunit MIC60, mitochondrial-like, translated to MRESKACTTNGTDTLLQLNHKFDALKGTLRHFSLIPPGGGGILAHSLAHIASWLKVKEVDQSGDGIESVINRVEGYLAEGKLAKAVAALEEGVRGIQSAEIVGDWLRQVRG